Proteins encoded in a region of the Psychromicrobium lacuslunae genome:
- a CDS encoding DUF4190 domain-containing protein → MSNQPDQPFQPPAQPFQPPPPGYPGGYGQQPPPGYPGAPQQSQGAFQGQNQQQVPAQPVYYSNPSYVIQPMVYADAGPKGLSIAGMILGIASIVGFAALIVPPIVGVILSHIGWSKEQPQGRGFALTGLILNYLAILIWVVFVVGGPLLVALVFGLASIGQN, encoded by the coding sequence ATGTCGAACCAGCCAGACCAGCCCTTCCAGCCGCCGGCGCAGCCCTTCCAGCCGCCTCCACCGGGTTACCCGGGCGGCTACGGCCAGCAGCCGCCGCCCGGGTATCCCGGTGCTCCGCAGCAATCACAAGGTGCTTTCCAGGGCCAGAATCAGCAGCAGGTGCCAGCGCAGCCGGTTTACTACAGCAACCCGAGCTATGTCATACAGCCGATGGTCTACGCGGATGCTGGCCCCAAAGGCCTGAGCATCGCCGGCATGATCCTTGGCATAGCCAGCATTGTGGGCTTCGCGGCGCTCATCGTGCCACCTATTGTCGGGGTGATTCTTTCTCATATCGGCTGGTCTAAGGAGCAGCCCCAGGGCAGAGGTTTTGCGCTGACCGGGCTGATACTGAACTACCTGGCAATTTTGATTTGGGTGGTTTTTGTGGTCGGTGGACCGTTGCTGGTCGCTCTCGTCTTCGGTCTTGCGTCGATCGGTCAGAACTGA
- a CDS encoding peptide MFS transporter yields the protein MSRPSHDVLSSKAPGGKTFLGHPLPLFNLFSIELWERFSFYGMQAILAFYMYYSVTDGGLGLDQDMAVGLVGAYGGGVYLSTILGAWLADRLLGSERVLFYSAMLIMLGHIALALLPGAIGLTVGLILVAIGSGGLKANATSIVGTLYSQQDERRDAGFSIFYMGVNAGGFIGPLITGWLQTTAGFHWGFGAAAIGMALGLVQYGLTRKSLPEQAHLVPNPLPRQQLGRAISIAAVALVVIVIAVLLGWIRADNLKWVVVGVVVIAAIAYFTVILANKRVSSEERSRVFAFIPLFIASAAFWSLYQQQFTFLPRYADTRLDRNLFGWEFPAAWVQSINPIFIIVFAGVFAVLWTKLGSRQPSTPIKFSLALVIMGLAFLCFIPLSGFSAVPLLALVGILFLFTMAELLISPVGLSLATKLAPQAFHTQMVALFFLSISLGTTLSGVLAGFYKADNELPYFTAIGGAAIVLGLALAAATKPIRKLMAGVH from the coding sequence ATGAGTAGACCCAGCCATGACGTGCTGTCCAGCAAAGCCCCCGGGGGAAAGACCTTTTTAGGCCACCCACTGCCACTTTTCAACCTGTTCAGCATCGAGCTGTGGGAGCGCTTCTCGTTCTACGGGATGCAGGCAATTTTGGCGTTCTACATGTACTACTCGGTGACCGATGGCGGTCTGGGGCTCGACCAGGATATGGCGGTCGGCCTGGTCGGCGCTTACGGCGGCGGCGTCTATCTCTCTACAATTCTCGGGGCTTGGCTAGCTGACCGTTTGCTCGGTTCGGAACGCGTCTTGTTCTACAGCGCCATGCTGATCATGCTGGGGCATATCGCCCTCGCGCTGCTCCCCGGTGCCATTGGTTTGACGGTTGGTCTAATCCTGGTGGCCATCGGTTCTGGCGGCCTGAAAGCGAATGCCACCTCAATCGTCGGCACCCTCTACAGCCAGCAGGACGAGCGGCGCGACGCCGGGTTCTCGATCTTCTACATGGGAGTTAACGCCGGCGGCTTTATCGGACCGCTGATCACCGGGTGGCTGCAAACCACAGCAGGATTCCATTGGGGCTTCGGCGCAGCGGCAATTGGTATGGCGCTAGGCCTGGTGCAATACGGGCTGACTCGCAAATCACTGCCCGAGCAGGCCCATCTGGTACCGAATCCCTTGCCTCGCCAGCAGCTTGGGCGCGCGATAAGCATCGCCGCCGTCGCCCTGGTTGTGATCGTGATTGCTGTGCTATTGGGCTGGATCAGGGCCGATAACCTCAAATGGGTGGTGGTCGGCGTCGTGGTTATTGCTGCCATTGCCTATTTCACTGTCATTCTGGCCAATAAACGCGTCAGTAGCGAGGAACGCAGCCGGGTCTTCGCTTTTATCCCGCTTTTCATCGCCAGCGCCGCGTTCTGGTCGCTCTACCAGCAGCAGTTCACTTTCTTACCGCGCTACGCTGACACCCGACTCGACCGGAATCTCTTCGGCTGGGAATTCCCAGCAGCCTGGGTACAGTCGATCAACCCGATTTTCATCATCGTCTTCGCCGGTGTCTTCGCCGTGCTCTGGACCAAGCTGGGGTCACGTCAGCCCAGCACTCCGATCAAGTTCAGTCTGGCACTGGTGATCATGGGTCTAGCCTTCCTGTGCTTCATTCCGCTCTCAGGTTTCAGCGCAGTGCCGCTACTGGCCCTAGTCGGAATTCTGTTCCTCTTCACCATGGCTGAGCTTTTGATTTCGCCGGTGGGCCTCTCGCTCGCCACTAAACTTGCTCCGCAGGCCTTCCATACTCAGATGGTCGCACTTTTCTTCTTATCGATCTCCTTGGGCACCACGCTCTCCGGAGTATTGGCCGGATTCTACAAAGCCGATAACGAGCTACCGTATTTCACCGCCATCGGAGGCGCCGCCATTGTGCTCGGCCTGGCCTTGGCGGCAGCTACCAAGCCGATCCGCAAGCTGATGGCTGGGGTTCACTAG
- a CDS encoding peptidase E: MPTQEPTILATSGGIRPGHRSRVEFNSLVHHAVELSGTTGTTGNSAGPRVCHIGTASGDQRWWAGELNEAARIAGFRLSHLNLFTMPSVEDIEAHLLEQDVIWVGGGSVVNLLAVWRAHGLDQILRRVWQAGVVLTGVSAGSICWFNGGSTDSFGPELSGVDNALGFLPYGNGVHYDSEARRRPVIHDLVDRGVLGETHCTDDGVGLLYRGTTLIEAVSEQPGKGAYLVRRNGNEVTEERIEPRYLG, encoded by the coding sequence ATGCCGACACAAGAACCGACAATTCTGGCTACCTCTGGCGGAATCCGCCCGGGCCACCGTAGCCGGGTGGAATTCAATTCATTGGTGCATCACGCTGTCGAACTTTCCGGAACCACAGGAACCACAGGAAACTCCGCCGGGCCGAGAGTCTGTCACATTGGCACCGCTTCCGGCGATCAGCGCTGGTGGGCGGGTGAGCTCAATGAAGCCGCGCGCATCGCCGGGTTCCGGCTCAGCCATCTGAATCTTTTCACCATGCCCAGTGTCGAGGATATTGAGGCCCACCTGCTCGAACAGGATGTGATCTGGGTCGGCGGTGGTTCGGTGGTCAACCTGCTTGCCGTCTGGCGGGCGCATGGCCTTGACCAGATTTTGCGGAGGGTCTGGCAAGCTGGCGTGGTGCTCACCGGCGTCTCAGCTGGCTCGATTTGCTGGTTCAACGGCGGCAGCACCGATTCTTTTGGACCCGAGTTGAGCGGCGTCGATAACGCCCTGGGCTTCCTGCCCTATGGAAATGGTGTGCATTATGACAGTGAGGCCCGTCGGCGACCGGTGATTCATGACCTGGTTGACCGTGGCGTGCTCGGCGAAACCCACTGCACCGATGACGGCGTAGGGCTGCTTTACCGCGGAACGACGCTGATCGAAGCGGTGAGCGAACAGCCAGGAAAGGGCGCATACTTGGTTCGCCGCAATGGCAACGAAGTCACCGAAGAGCGGATCGAACCGCGCTATCTCGGCTGA
- a CDS encoding rhodanese-like domain-containing protein has translation MNEFESVPVEQLTADSTIVDVREQYEWDEGHIAGAIHLPLGDLPLRFEELDPDEDLYVICRTGGRSFRAVQWLIGQGYSAFNVAGGMGAWQDAEKPMVSENGEVPQVR, from the coding sequence ATGAATGAATTTGAAAGCGTACCCGTCGAGCAATTGACCGCAGACAGCACTATTGTTGACGTTCGAGAGCAATACGAGTGGGATGAGGGCCATATCGCCGGGGCCATTCATCTGCCGCTCGGTGATTTGCCGCTGCGTTTCGAGGAACTTGATCCCGATGAGGATCTTTACGTCATCTGCCGCACTGGAGGAAGATCCTTCCGGGCCGTGCAGTGGCTGATTGGCCAGGGCTATTCCGCCTTTAATGTGGCGGGCGGGATGGGTGCCTGGCAGGACGCGGAGAAACCCATGGTCTCCGAAAATGGTGAAGTTCCACAGGTCCGCTGA
- the pheA gene encoding prephenate dehydratase — protein sequence MDSYTYLGPEGTFTEAALLQVPGAVQARRVPSSSAVAALAMVRSGEVDAAMLPIENSIEGGVSATLDAIATGQELRIIREAIVPVSFVLAVRPGVEFSGVSRIGTHPHAWAQTRGWVDLNIPKAEYVPATSTAAAAHELLNDKPAYQAAICAKLVAQRLGLDVLAEGIEDNTGAVTRFVLVSRPGVLPAATGSDKTTVAIPLPQDRPGALMEILDQFATRGVNLSRIESRPTGQFLGHYFFSIDAEGHLADARMADALRALHRISPQLRFMGSYPRADAQYPQVPAHTTDRAFDAAQRWLADLLTPGETPEQ from the coding sequence GTGGATTCCTACACTTATCTCGGCCCCGAGGGCACCTTCACCGAAGCTGCCCTGCTCCAGGTGCCCGGGGCAGTCCAGGCGCGGCGAGTGCCCTCAAGTAGTGCCGTCGCCGCATTGGCAATGGTGCGCAGCGGGGAGGTTGACGCCGCCATGCTGCCGATTGAAAACTCAATCGAGGGCGGCGTTTCTGCGACCCTAGACGCCATTGCTACTGGCCAGGAGCTGAGGATCATCCGGGAAGCCATTGTGCCAGTGAGCTTCGTGCTGGCTGTGCGGCCCGGTGTTGAGTTTTCTGGAGTGAGCCGCATCGGTACTCACCCACATGCCTGGGCGCAGACTCGTGGCTGGGTTGATCTAAACATTCCGAAAGCAGAATATGTCCCGGCGACCTCCACTGCTGCTGCCGCCCACGAACTGCTCAATGACAAGCCGGCCTATCAGGCCGCGATCTGTGCCAAGCTCGTCGCACAGCGACTTGGCTTGGATGTTCTGGCAGAGGGGATTGAAGACAATACCGGCGCGGTGACCAGGTTTGTCTTGGTCTCTCGCCCCGGGGTACTGCCAGCTGCCACCGGTTCGGATAAGACCACGGTCGCCATTCCGCTGCCGCAGGACCGGCCCGGCGCGCTGATGGAAATTCTGGATCAGTTCGCCACCAGAGGGGTGAATCTGAGTCGGATTGAATCACGGCCCACCGGTCAGTTCCTCGGCCATTACTTCTTCAGCATCGATGCCGAGGGCCACCTTGCCGATGCTCGAATGGCTGATGCGCTCCGCGCGCTACACCGAATTAGTCCGCAACTACGCTTCATGGGCTCTTATCCGAGGGCCGATGCGCAATACCCGCAAGTTCCGGCGCACACCACTGATCGGGCTTTTGATGCCGCCCAGCGTTGGCTTGCCGATTTGCTCACCCCGGGGGAGACCCCGGAACAATGA
- a CDS encoding acyltransferase, giving the protein MKVGSDVDIQHGVVFDFSHCWLIDIEDSVTIAPFAYLLAHDASTKRALGYTVIGRVRICRGAFIGARAVIMPGVTVGEGAVVAAGSVVTKDVPAGAIVGGNPAKVIGSTEEQLARHAELMKQRPNFDVSWTEHGGIDAGMKEEMRSRLADGKGYLV; this is encoded by the coding sequence ATGAAAGTTGGCAGCGATGTGGACATCCAGCACGGAGTTGTTTTCGATTTCAGTCACTGCTGGCTGATCGACATCGAAGATTCGGTGACCATCGCGCCTTTCGCCTATCTTTTAGCCCACGACGCCAGCACTAAGCGAGCACTGGGTTACACCGTGATCGGACGGGTTCGGATTTGCCGAGGAGCCTTTATTGGTGCGCGTGCGGTGATCATGCCCGGGGTGACGGTAGGCGAAGGAGCCGTAGTAGCGGCTGGCAGCGTGGTCACCAAGGATGTACCGGCTGGAGCCATAGTTGGCGGCAACCCGGCCAAGGTGATCGGTTCAACCGAAGAGCAATTGGCCCGGCATGCTGAGTTAATGAAACAGCGTCCAAACTTCGACGTCTCCTGGACTGAGCATGGCGGTATTGACGCCGGTATGAAAGAAGAAATGCGTTCCCGGCTTGCCGACGGAAAGGGATATCTGGTTTGA
- a CDS encoding diacylglycerol/lipid kinase family protein gives MDLWLWILLIVLVAAIVVLLSWRGVRKLRQKHTRSAVSEELQASPTGPQKVAVIINPVKAQAETAATRIRAAVALASWPEPLFLETTVDDPGYSQTRQALEWGADLVLVGGGDGTVRVAAEVLKNTGVAMGLLPLGTGNLLARNLSLDVNDLDGNVHTALFGQQRLIDTAVMEIENSVSGAHSSHTFLVIAGIGLDAEVVGDTNDDLKKSLGWLAYSEAGVRHLPGRRKKVSIALDDEPAQQRKVRSVLFANCGLLPGGIDFIPGALIDDGVLDVVVMSPRSALGWAAMGVKILFQHRRNLPVIDFYRSQKVVLKAAAPQETQLDGDPAGKATKVTVAVEPRALLIRVNS, from the coding sequence ATGGACCTCTGGCTTTGGATTCTGCTGATTGTGCTGGTGGCCGCCATAGTAGTTCTGCTCAGCTGGCGGGGCGTTCGAAAGTTACGTCAGAAGCACACCAGGAGCGCAGTCAGCGAGGAACTCCAGGCAAGTCCTACCGGACCGCAAAAGGTAGCGGTGATCATTAATCCGGTCAAAGCGCAGGCCGAGACCGCCGCTACCCGGATTCGTGCCGCAGTAGCGCTCGCTTCCTGGCCGGAACCGCTTTTTCTTGAGACCACAGTCGATGACCCCGGATACTCGCAAACCAGACAAGCCCTGGAGTGGGGCGCCGATCTGGTCTTAGTTGGCGGCGGGGACGGCACCGTCAGGGTCGCCGCCGAGGTGCTCAAGAACACCGGGGTGGCGATGGGTCTTTTGCCATTAGGTACCGGCAATTTACTAGCCCGCAATCTGAGCCTGGACGTCAATGACCTCGACGGCAATGTGCATACCGCACTCTTTGGTCAGCAGAGGCTGATCGACACAGCGGTGATGGAAATTGAGAATTCGGTCTCTGGGGCGCACTCAAGCCATACTTTCCTGGTTATTGCCGGAATTGGCTTGGACGCCGAAGTGGTCGGCGATACCAATGACGATCTGAAGAAGTCCTTGGGTTGGCTCGCCTACAGCGAAGCCGGCGTCCGGCACCTGCCCGGGCGCCGGAAAAAAGTGAGTATCGCGCTCGATGATGAGCCTGCACAGCAGCGCAAGGTGCGTTCGGTACTGTTTGCCAATTGCGGGCTGTTGCCGGGAGGCATTGACTTCATCCCGGGAGCGTTGATCGATGACGGAGTGCTCGACGTGGTGGTGATGAGTCCGCGAAGCGCCTTGGGCTGGGCAGCAATGGGAGTGAAAATTCTCTTTCAACATCGCCGAAACCTGCCGGTGATAGATTTCTATCGCTCTCAGAAGGTGGTGCTCAAGGCGGCCGCGCCACAAGAAACTCAGCTCGATGGCGATCCCGCTGGCAAAGCCACCAAAGTCACTGTGGCAGTGGAGCCGCGGGCATTGCTGATTCGAGTCAACAGCTAA
- the serS gene encoding serine--tRNA ligase — MIDVKDLTENPEKYRASQRARGADESQVDKIISAAASRKNAITSYESLRAEQNSFGKLVAAAKGEEKQALLAQVKDLAAKVKQASATAEAAQLEQEELLRAFPNLIIEGIPAGGEDEFVVLKTVGEPRDFAAEGFAPRDHLELGELLGGIDMERGAKVSGARFAFLKGQVARLEIALMNMGLDQALSYGFIPMITPTLVRPETMAGTGFDVKHDDEIYRLEKDDLYLVGTSEVALAGYHSDEILDLSAGPIRYAGWSSCYRREAGSAGKDTRGIIRVHQFNKLEMFSYVPLEEAEAEHARLLAWEEEMLAKLDISYRVIDTAAGDLGNSAARKFDCEAWVPSQGKFRELTSTSNCTSYQARRLNIRERIPGEESKGTRAVATLNGTLATDRWIVAILENHQNADGSVNVPEALQPYLGGLQKFELV; from the coding sequence GTGATTGACGTTAAAGACCTCACCGAGAATCCTGAAAAGTATCGGGCCAGCCAACGTGCGCGCGGGGCCGACGAGTCGCAGGTGGATAAAATCATCTCCGCGGCCGCTAGCAGGAAGAATGCAATCACTTCTTATGAGTCCTTGCGGGCCGAGCAGAATTCCTTTGGCAAGCTGGTGGCGGCAGCCAAAGGCGAGGAAAAGCAAGCACTGCTGGCACAAGTCAAAGACTTGGCTGCCAAGGTGAAGCAGGCCTCGGCAACCGCCGAAGCGGCTCAGCTTGAGCAAGAAGAGTTGTTGCGCGCCTTTCCTAATCTCATCATCGAGGGAATTCCAGCCGGCGGTGAGGATGAGTTCGTGGTGCTCAAGACAGTTGGTGAACCGCGTGATTTCGCTGCTGAAGGGTTCGCGCCGCGCGACCATCTGGAACTCGGCGAACTGCTCGGCGGCATCGATATGGAGCGCGGTGCAAAAGTCTCCGGTGCCCGCTTCGCTTTTCTCAAGGGCCAGGTTGCCCGGTTGGAAATCGCGCTGATGAACATGGGTCTGGATCAGGCCCTGAGCTACGGATTCATTCCGATGATCACCCCTACTTTGGTGCGTCCAGAGACGATGGCCGGTACCGGTTTCGACGTGAAGCACGATGATGAGATCTACCGCCTGGAAAAAGACGATCTCTACCTGGTGGGCACCTCTGAGGTGGCCCTAGCCGGGTATCACAGTGACGAGATTCTCGACCTCAGCGCCGGCCCGATCCGCTACGCTGGCTGGTCGTCTTGCTACCGCCGGGAGGCCGGTTCGGCAGGCAAGGACACTCGTGGCATCATCCGAGTCCACCAGTTCAACAAACTAGAGATGTTCAGCTATGTGCCGCTCGAAGAGGCCGAAGCCGAGCATGCGCGTCTGCTGGCTTGGGAAGAGGAGATGCTGGCCAAGCTCGATATTTCTTACCGGGTGATAGACACTGCGGCCGGCGATCTAGGAAACTCAGCTGCGCGGAAATTTGATTGTGAGGCTTGGGTGCCTAGCCAGGGCAAATTCCGCGAATTGACTTCGACCTCGAACTGCACGAGCTACCAGGCTCGGCGGCTGAATATTCGGGAGCGGATACCCGGTGAGGAGTCAAAGGGGACCAGGGCGGTGGCCACCCTGAACGGTACCTTGGCAACTGATCGCTGGATTGTTGCGATCTTAGAGAATCACCAGAATGCTGACGGTTCAGTCAACGTTCCGGAGGCTTTGCAGCCCTACTTGGGTGGTCTGCAGAAGTTCGAACTGGTGTAG
- a CDS encoding HAD family hydrolase: protein MTLQTEYSVSGIDDQRETKQKMVALDVDGTLIDHNGAMSDAVREAARGVVAAGHQVIIATGRSLGATLPVIRQIGLESGYGVCCNGAVTLRLDPSLPEGHQVIRREIFSPRSALVALSGKLPEAMYALENVDGEFLSTHSFQDASFGIEARSVSFNELLDMEAVRVVVHSAEIPLEEFEQAIASVGLQGVAYSVGWSSWLDIAAAGVTKATALEQLRAELRLPKASTIAVGDGFNDLQMLAWAGRGVAMGQAPLEVQQAADEVTGSIYQDGAAKVLRSLV from the coding sequence ATGACATTACAGACTGAATATTCAGTCTCTGGCATCGACGACCAGAGAGAAACGAAGCAGAAAATGGTCGCTCTTGATGTGGACGGCACTCTTATCGATCACAATGGGGCGATGAGCGATGCGGTGCGCGAGGCCGCCCGAGGCGTAGTGGCGGCTGGTCATCAGGTGATCATTGCCACCGGCCGATCACTTGGAGCGACCCTGCCAGTGATCCGCCAAATTGGCTTAGAGAGCGGCTATGGGGTTTGTTGTAATGGCGCCGTGACACTCCGGCTGGACCCTTCCCTTCCGGAGGGGCATCAAGTGATCCGCCGGGAAATCTTCTCACCTCGCTCCGCACTGGTGGCGCTGAGCGGGAAGCTGCCGGAAGCGATGTATGCGCTTGAGAACGTCGACGGCGAGTTTCTTTCCACGCACAGCTTTCAGGATGCTAGTTTCGGCATCGAGGCGCGCAGCGTGAGCTTCAACGAACTGCTCGATATGGAAGCGGTTCGGGTGGTGGTGCATAGCGCTGAGATCCCACTTGAGGAGTTTGAGCAGGCCATCGCCAGTGTTGGCCTGCAAGGCGTGGCCTATTCTGTTGGCTGGTCGTCCTGGCTGGATATCGCGGCCGCCGGGGTGACCAAAGCAACCGCTCTCGAACAGTTACGGGCCGAACTCAGGTTGCCCAAGGCGTCGACCATCGCGGTGGGTGACGGTTTCAATGATCTTCAGATGCTCGCTTGGGCTGGTCGAGGAGTCGCGATGGGGCAGGCCCCGCTTGAGGTCCAGCAGGCAGCTGATGAGGTGACCGGGTCGATTTACCAGGATGGCGCGGCGAAGGTTTTGCGAAGCCTCGTTTAG
- a CDS encoding RDD family protein, translated as MVITSSQNSSQNSSQNSSQNNLYVEFKNGSRALRAPGKAYFGAWLIDFLLVLALAAIVFAVLPKTNIGLSITLAVLAWIVISWLYGFILPGKRSLGCVICGTRVVKLSDGGRPGFWRSGWVSFVRTVGILVFSIIIVVGALGGGSSGNPKDNRWHVSISER; from the coding sequence ATCGTCATAACTAGCAGTCAGAACAGCAGTCAGAACAGCAGTCAGAACAGCAGTCAGAACAATCTATACGTCGAATTCAAAAATGGCAGCAGAGCCTTACGCGCCCCGGGGAAGGCGTACTTTGGTGCTTGGCTGATTGACTTCCTTCTGGTGCTGGCCCTGGCCGCTATTGTCTTCGCAGTGCTACCAAAGACCAATATTGGGCTATCCATTACGTTGGCAGTCCTGGCCTGGATCGTCATTTCCTGGCTTTACGGCTTCATCCTGCCCGGCAAACGGAGCCTGGGGTGCGTAATCTGCGGCACTCGGGTGGTCAAGCTCTCCGATGGCGGACGCCCAGGCTTCTGGCGTTCCGGTTGGGTTTCCTTCGTGCGCACCGTAGGAATTCTGGTGTTCTCGATTATTATCGTGGTTGGCGCTCTGGGCGGCGGAAGTTCAGGGAACCCCAAGGACAATCGCTGGCATGTGAGTATTAGCGAACGCTAA
- a CDS encoding WXG100 family type VII secretion target: MEGFIGANPQELRDFAKQVSNAAGIIRDQGNTLTATINSGRGWNGPDAGHFRQRWNSSQHPLLNNTADSLLDVAKTLNRNADEQEKASAVDGGGGGTGGPNGGSDGGGLISKVMGIVGWGSTAIGLGLKLKDLNTFLRTAGGITKGAEALAAGKSVLAGAGNLGSLSDEFIAASKFGKFARIAGVVGAPLAIFGGIHDMISPEHEGWRGGGDRVAGGLSVIAGGGSLLMAAGLLTNPVGIGIVVGAGVVAGAWALGNMIADSEWGKAAGRWIGNTASNIGRGVANVASDIGHGVANVASDVGKGIKNVASGVANVVKNPIKALGGLFG; the protein is encoded by the coding sequence ATGGAAGGCTTCATCGGAGCGAATCCGCAAGAACTGCGTGACTTCGCCAAACAAGTTTCCAATGCTGCAGGCATTATCCGCGATCAGGGTAATACCCTCACTGCCACCATTAACTCTGGTCGAGGCTGGAACGGTCCCGACGCCGGCCATTTCCGGCAGCGCTGGAACTCCTCCCAGCACCCGCTACTCAATAACACCGCAGACTCTCTGCTCGATGTCGCGAAAACCTTGAACCGCAACGCAGATGAACAAGAGAAGGCGAGCGCGGTCGACGGCGGGGGCGGCGGCACCGGAGGCCCCAACGGCGGTAGTGACGGCGGCGGCCTGATCAGTAAAGTGATGGGCATCGTCGGTTGGGGCTCGACAGCGATTGGGCTCGGATTGAAACTGAAGGACCTCAACACCTTCCTGCGCACCGCAGGCGGTATTACCAAAGGTGCCGAAGCATTGGCAGCCGGTAAATCTGTCTTGGCTGGGGCAGGCAATCTCGGCAGCCTTTCAGATGAATTCATAGCCGCTAGTAAGTTCGGAAAATTCGCCCGCATCGCTGGCGTGGTCGGCGCTCCGCTGGCTATCTTCGGCGGCATCCACGACATGATCAGTCCGGAACACGAGGGTTGGCGTGGCGGCGGCGACCGGGTGGCCGGTGGTTTGAGCGTTATCGCTGGCGGCGGTTCGCTCCTAATGGCTGCCGGTTTGCTGACTAATCCGGTGGGTATCGGCATCGTCGTGGGAGCAGGCGTGGTGGCGGGAGCCTGGGCACTCGGTAATATGATCGCGGACAGCGAATGGGGCAAAGCCGCTGGACGTTGGATTGGTAACACGGCCAGCAATATCGGCAGAGGCGTAGCGAACGTTGCTAGCGACATTGGCCATGGCGTTGCTAATGTAGCCAGTGACGTGGGTAAGGGCATCAAAAATGTTGCCAGCGGCGTGGCAAACGTCGTGAAGAATCCCATTAAGGCGCTAGGGGGCCTCTTCGGATGA